One Parafrankia irregularis DNA window includes the following coding sequences:
- a CDS encoding APC family permease — MTGRPPNAEQPALARVLSGRMLVFLVLGDVLGSGIYALTGQIAADVGGMIWAPFLIAFTLALLTGTSYAELAGKHPRAAGAALYADRAFRRPYLTFMVGFTVLAAGITSTATAARAIGGKYLTEFVTAPVVVVAVVFLLLTAVLNARGIEESARVNLVLTVIELAGLLLIVGIGVYALLTGTGEPGRAFELRAEGPAPLALLAGTTLAFYSMLGFENSVNLVEEARRPRRDLPRALFGGMCIAGIVYLFVAFTSATLVDPDVLAGSSAPLLEVLKASDVPVPPKLFAAVALVAVANTALINMVMASRLVYGMAAQGTIPAVFARVLPGRRTPPVAIGLVTALAVALACTGQLAGLADTTVLLLLLVFLIVNISALVLRREPAVPGAYRAPTWAPALGALSCAVLATPLVHREGTAYLRALGLLAIAALLVVTQKVVNDRFRACAARPPSL, encoded by the coding sequence GTGACCGGGCGACCGCCCAACGCCGAACAACCCGCCCTGGCGCGCGTCCTGAGCGGACGGATGCTGGTGTTCCTGGTGCTCGGTGACGTCCTCGGATCGGGGATCTACGCGCTCACCGGGCAGATCGCCGCCGACGTCGGCGGGATGATCTGGGCACCGTTCCTGATCGCCTTCACGCTGGCGTTGCTGACCGGGACGTCCTACGCCGAGCTTGCCGGCAAGCACCCCCGGGCGGCCGGCGCGGCGCTCTACGCCGACCGGGCGTTCCGCCGCCCGTATCTCACCTTCATGGTCGGCTTCACCGTACTCGCCGCCGGGATCACCTCCACCGCCACGGCAGCGCGGGCCATCGGGGGCAAATACCTCACGGAGTTCGTGACAGCCCCGGTGGTCGTCGTCGCGGTCGTGTTCCTTCTGCTGACCGCGGTCCTCAACGCACGTGGGATCGAGGAGTCGGCCCGGGTGAACCTCGTGCTCACCGTGATCGAGCTGGCCGGGCTGTTGCTGATCGTCGGGATCGGCGTGTACGCGCTGCTCACCGGAACCGGTGAGCCGGGACGGGCCTTCGAGCTGCGTGCCGAGGGCCCTGCGCCACTCGCCCTGCTCGCCGGCACGACGCTCGCGTTCTACTCGATGCTCGGCTTCGAGAACTCGGTGAACCTGGTCGAGGAGGCCCGACGGCCGCGCCGGGACCTGCCGAGAGCGCTGTTCGGTGGCATGTGCATCGCCGGCATCGTCTATCTGTTCGTCGCCTTCACCAGTGCGACCCTGGTCGATCCCGACGTGCTCGCCGGTTCGAGCGCCCCGCTGCTGGAGGTGCTGAAGGCGTCCGACGTGCCGGTGCCGCCGAAGCTGTTCGCCGCGGTCGCGCTGGTCGCGGTCGCCAACACCGCCCTGATCAACATGGTGATGGCATCCCGCCTCGTCTACGGCATGGCCGCCCAGGGCACGATCCCGGCCGTCTTCGCGCGGGTGCTGCCCGGCCGGCGCACCCCGCCGGTGGCGATCGGCCTCGTGACGGCCCTGGCGGTGGCGCTGGCCTGCACCGGCCAGCTGGCCGGCCTGGCCGACACCACCGTCCTGCTCCTCCTGCTGGTCTTCCTCATCGTCAACATCAGCGCGCTGGTACTGCGCCGCGAGCCCGCCGTGCCGGGCGCCTACCGTGCTCCCACCTGGGCCCCGGCACTCGGCGCGCTGTCCTGCGCGGTACTGGCCACTCCGCTGGTCCACCGTGAAGGCACGGCATACCTGCGTGCCCTGGGCCTGCTCGCGATCGCCGCCCTCCTCGTCGTCACCCAGAAAGTCGTCAACGACAGGTTCCGCGCGTGCGCCGCCCGCCCGCCATCGCTGTGA